One genomic window of Mus caroli chromosome 12, CAROLI_EIJ_v1.1, whole genome shotgun sequence includes the following:
- the Fkbp1b gene encoding peptidyl-prolyl cis-trans isomerase FKBP1B isoform X3, whose translation MLQNGKKFDSSRDRNKPFKFRIGKQEVIKGFEEGTAQMSLGQRAKLTCTPDVAYGATGHPGVIPPNATLIFDVELLSLE comes from the exons ATGCTTCAAAATGGCAAGAAATTTGATTCatccagagacagaaacaaacctTTCAAGTTCAGAATTGGCAAACAGGAAGTCATCAAAGGCTTTGAAGAAGGCACTGCCCAG ATGAGCTTGGGGCAGAGGGCGAAGCTGACCTGCACCCCTGATGTGGCCTATGGAGCTACTGGCCATCCCGGTGTCATCCCTCCCAATGCCACCCTCATCTTTGACGTGGAGCTGCTCAGCTTAgagtga